The following are encoded together in the Populus trichocarpa isolate Nisqually-1 chromosome 5, P.trichocarpa_v4.1, whole genome shotgun sequence genome:
- the LOC127905386 gene encoding glycine-rich cell wall structural protein 2-like, with translation MASPRVLGTAFLVLLIVDLTLAARTLQAVSGGGGGGQGGGGGGGSGSGLGSGYGSGSGSGSGEGYGAGGRGGGGGVRQWRRWRVVALVEAMGYGSGSGIGGGEGGGGGGGSGGGGGGGQGSGSGSGSGYGSGSGSGSGSGGGKGGKGSGGGGGGGGGGGGSGSGSGSGYGSGSGYGEGYGGGKVRSEERMRDPKSEANANNILRAIIPACDPARA, from the exons ATGGCAAGTCCAAGAGTGTTAGGGACTGCTTTCCTGGTCTTGCTTATTGTAGACCTCACCCTTGCTGCTAGGACACTGCAGGCAGTcagtggaggtggaggtggagggcagggaggaggtggtggtggtggttctgGATCAGGACTTGGGTCAGGTTATGGTTCTGGGTCTGGATCCGGGAGCGGTGAAGGATACGGTGCTGGTGGTCGTGGAGGAGGTGGAGGCGTGAGGCAGTGGCGGAGGTGGAGGGTGGTGGCATTGGTGGAGGCAATGG GCTATGGTTCTGGTAGTGGGATAGGTGGTGgtgaaggtggtggtggtggtggcggcagtggaggtggtggcggcggcggtCAGGGCTCTGGATCTGGAAGTGGGTCAGGCTATGGAAGTGGAAGTGGAAGTGGAAGCGGGAGTGGCGGTGGCAAGGGTGGAAAAGgaagtggaggaggaggaggaggtggtggtgggggTGGAGGATCCGGCTCCGGCTCTGGCTCAGGTTATGGCAGCGGGTCTGGTTATGGGGAGGGATATGGAGGAGGGAAAG TTAGAAGTGAAGAGAGAATGCGAGACCCAAAATCTGAGGCTAATGCTAACAACATTTTGAGGGCTATAATTCCTGCTTGTGACCCAGCTAGAGCAG